In Paenibacillus sp. BIC5C1, a genomic segment contains:
- a CDS encoding polysaccharide deacetylase family protein, whose amino-acid sequence MRVQQQRAGESGGIPHRTSRTKTHGRRKIRYGRLSAALALLALLIIGLTYAFIGMTHWIKDYVAPPPVAAIEQPTKLGMIEMTPESKEEPARFQGQVRKLAYITFDDGPSVYTDQLLDILKQHEAKATFFMIGRQLNQHKEAVERLVKEGSYPGLHSMTHNYNKLYKSGSSSNFVKEFKKEQKMVKDLIGFTPHLIRAPYGSSPQIGEEFRGDIAAAGFKMWDWTTDSLDWNLPGQPDKIVERVSSSVHRDKEVILMHEREQTVQALPRILKLLEDRGYEFEVYDPNAHWVSNFSADTRL is encoded by the coding sequence GTGAGAGTTCAACAACAGAGAGCGGGAGAGAGTGGCGGCATTCCGCATAGAACAAGCCGAACCAAGACGCATGGAAGAAGAAAAATCCGATATGGGAGACTGAGTGCTGCGCTGGCGCTTCTGGCACTGCTCATTATCGGTTTAACATATGCATTCATTGGCATGACGCACTGGATCAAGGATTATGTAGCACCTCCGCCAGTAGCTGCAATTGAACAGCCAACGAAGCTTGGCATGATTGAAATGACACCGGAGTCCAAAGAGGAGCCTGCGCGGTTCCAGGGTCAGGTGCGCAAGCTGGCATACATAACGTTTGATGATGGACCAAGTGTATATACTGATCAACTGTTGGATATTTTGAAGCAGCATGAGGCAAAGGCAACCTTTTTCATGATTGGACGTCAGTTGAATCAACACAAGGAAGCAGTGGAGCGGCTTGTCAAAGAGGGCAGTTATCCGGGGCTTCACAGCATGACACATAACTATAACAAATTGTATAAGAGTGGCAGCTCCTCTAACTTTGTGAAGGAGTTCAAAAAGGAGCAGAAGATGGTCAAGGATCTGATCGGTTTTACGCCGCATCTGATTCGTGCTCCATATGGCAGTAGCCCACAGATCGGAGAAGAATTCAGGGGCGACATTGCTGCGGCCGGATTCAAAATGTGGGATTGGACCACTGACTCCCTCGACTGGAATCTTCCCGGTCAGCCGGACAAAATCGTGGAACGGGTTAGCAGCAGTGTACATCGGGATAAGGAAGTGATTCTGATGCATGAGCGTGAGCAAACGGTACAGGCACTGCCACGCATTTTGAAGCTGCTTGAAGATCGGGGTTATGAGTTTGAGGTTTACGATCCGAATGCACATTGGGTATCCAATTTTAGCGCAGACACCCGCCTGTAA
- a CDS encoding YkyA family protein, which yields MLRRKKIALAGVSILLALLVSACGQPQEPAANQVNQLILTDQEMNQSLKELVRHEREDMELYGSILSKGKNKNSNLEALLDQADGHIAERRTLLEQAEAVMSRTKEQMEELRTSLDQLSFEKEENLAQAHTVLDQYEQRAASFEAFVASYRQSLDADEQLYALMRGSVEPNLVKIKRAIRERNSQYAKVAELRQQFNKQTKAFNGANAKLVQMEQAG from the coding sequence GTGCTTAGAAGAAAAAAGATAGCTCTGGCCGGGGTCAGCATATTGCTGGCTCTGCTTGTCAGTGCTTGCGGTCAACCACAGGAACCTGCGGCTAATCAAGTCAATCAATTAATTCTTACCGATCAGGAGATGAACCAAAGCCTGAAGGAGCTTGTACGCCATGAGCGGGAAGACATGGAATTATACGGATCGATACTGAGTAAAGGAAAGAACAAAAACAGTAATCTGGAGGCCTTGCTCGATCAGGCAGACGGACATATTGCCGAGCGAAGAACACTGCTGGAACAAGCTGAAGCGGTGATGAGCCGGACTAAAGAACAGATGGAAGAGCTGCGAACTTCGTTGGATCAGTTATCCTTTGAAAAGGAAGAGAACCTGGCTCAAGCCCACACGGTATTGGATCAGTATGAGCAAAGAGCTGCGTCATTTGAAGCGTTTGTTGCCTCCTACAGGCAGAGCCTTGATGCAGACGAGCAATTATATGCATTGATGAGAGGCAGTGTGGAGCCCAACTTGGTTAAAATCAAACGTGCGATTCGGGAACGGAACAGCCAATATGCCAAAGTTGCCGAGTTAAGACAGCAGTTTAACAAGCAGACAAAAGCTTTTAACGGAGCCAATGCGAAACTTGTGCAAATGGAGCAAGCCGGCTGA